AGATCGTTATTCTCAGGGTGGTTTCAATCGTTTATTAAACGAAGGTTATAGCAACGAAAACACTTATATTCCATATATTCCTACTTATACGGCGATTGGTCATAGTACGATTTATACAGGTTCTGTCCCAGCTATTCATGGAATTGCGGGAAATGATTTTATCATTCAAGCAACTGGACAAGAGATGTATTGTACACAAGATGATACTGTTAATGGAGTTGGTACTTCTTCTAAAGCAGGGAAAATGTCTCCTAAAAACTTGTTGACTTCTACGGTTCCTGATCAATTGAAATTAGCAACTAATTTTCGCTCAAAAGTATTTGGTGTTTCATTAAAAGATCGTGGAGGAATTTTACCAGCAGGCCATTTTGCTGATGCTGCTTTTTGGTTTGACGGAGAATCTGGAAACTGGGTTTCGAGTACATTCTATATGAACGAATTGCCAAAATGGTTACAAAAATTCAATGATAAAAAAGTAACTGAAAAATATTTAGATAAATGGAATACACTTTATCCAATTGATACGTATGTACAAAGTGAAAAAGATGGAAATCCGTATCGACAGAAGTATAAAGGATTAGATAAAATGCAATTTCCTTATGATTTGAAAAAATTAAAAAAAGAAAATGGTTTGGGATTAATTCGTTCTACTCCATTCGGAAACTCGTTGACAAAAGATATCGCAATTGAAATTATTGATAACGAAAAATTAGGTCAAAACGATAAAGGAATTACCGATTTCTTAGCAGTTAGCTTCTCTTCTACAGATTATGTTGGTCACCAATTTTCACCAAATACTATCGAAATGGAAGATACTTATTTACGTTTAGATAAAGATTTGGAACAATTATTCAATCATTTGGATCAAAAAGTTGGAAAAGGCGAATATTTAGTTTTCTTAACGGCTGATCATGGTGGAGCACATAATCCAAAATATTTCCAAGATAAAAAAGGAAACGCTGGATATTTTCAAACTTCAGAAGTAAAAAAAGCTTTAAATGCTAAATTACAAGCTGAATTTAAAACTGCTGATATTGTACGCTCTTTATCAAATTACCAAGTCCATTTGAATAATCAGCTTATTGAAACTAATGATTTAGATGAAGAAGATATCAAAGATGAAATTGTGAAATTCATGCAAAAAGTTGATGGTGTTTCTTTTGTTGCAGATATGGACAAAATCGGAAATGCATCAATTCCTTCTGAAATTAAAGAACGTATGATCAACGGTTTCAATCGTAAACGAAGTGGTGCAATTACCTATATTTTAGATCCACAATGGTACGGAGGAAAACTAAACGCTGGCGGAACTACTCACGGAACTTGGGGATCTTACGATGCTCATATTCCATTTGTTTTAATGGGATGGGGAATTAAACAAGGTAAAAATAATAACCGAGTTTATATGACTGACATCGCTCCTACTTTGTCTGCTTTGTTACACATTGAAGAGCCAAATGGGAACATTGGTAAACCAGTGGTTGAGGTGATTAATCAAAAATAATCTTTCACATAGCATTTAATTCAAACGCAATCATTCATGGTTGCGTTTTTTTATGTAATTATGATATTAAATCAATCATGTATAACTGATATAAGAATTATAATTCTTAAATTTAGATACACAAATATCACCTCATAATGAAAAAGAATTTTTACAACAAACTTACTTTAACATTATTCTCTACCAACTTACTATTTTTATTAGCTCCAAAACTTGATGCTTGTACAAGAGTTGTTTACAAAGGTCCAGAAAATACAGTAATTACTGCTCGTTCTATGGATTGGAAAGATGAGATTGATGCCAACATTTGGATTTTTCCAAGAGGACTAGATCGCACCGGAAATGTTGGGAATGCATCAGAAAAATGGACTTCAAAATATGGTAGTGTAATTACAAGTGCTTGGGATATAGCGACAACTGATGGTATAAATGAAAAAGGATTAGTTGCAAATGTATTATGGTTAGTTGAAAGTCAATACCCTAAATTTGATCCAAAAGGATCTAAACCTGGAGTCACAATTGCTGCATGGGCACAATATGTATTGGATAACTATGCAACTGTGAATGAAGCAGTGGAAGATTTGAGAAAAGAAAAGTTTGTAGTAGTTTCTGATTACATTCCAGGAACGCAGAAATTTACAACTTTACATCTTTCAATTTCTGATGCTAAAGGTGATAACGCTATTTTTGAATATGTAAATGGTAAATTAAAAATACATCACGATTCATCTTACACGGTCATGACTAATTCGCCTATTTTTGAAGAACAATTAGCCATTAATCAATATTGGAAAGGAATTCCTGGAACGATAATGCTTCCTGGAACTAATAGAGCTCCTGATCGTTACGTACGTGCATCTTATTATATCAATGCTATTCCACAAACTGCAGATACACGTATTTCAATTGCGAGTGTTTTTAGTGTCATCAGAAATGTTTCAGTTCCTTTAGGAATTTCGTCAGAATCCGAACCGAATATTTCCTCTACTCGTTGGAGATCAGTTGCGGATCATAAAAACTTAGTTTATTATTTCGAAACTACAAAAACACCAAATACTTTTTGGGTTGATTTGAAGAAGATTGATTTTAATAAAAATGCTTCAACAAAACGATTAAGCGTTAGTAAAAATGAAACTTATGCTGGAGAAACTTCTCTACTCTTTCATCAGGCAAAGCCATTTACTTTTGTTGGAATATAATAAATAAATGCATAATTCAAAAACGTAATCAAAATGGTTGCGTTTTTTTATATTTATAACATACTATTTAGTCTATGAAATTTGATACTCCAATAATAACTGCAATCGAATTAAAAGAAAACATACATCTTGATAATTTGATTATTTTAGATTGTACGATTGATAAAATTGGTCAAACCCTGCAAAACGAAAAATTAGAGTTAATTACAAATTCTGTGTTCTTTGATTTGGAAGGAAAATTTTCTGATCATTCTATTCAACTTCCTCATACTTTGGTTGATGAAAATACTTTTACAACAGAATCT
This portion of the Empedobacter stercoris genome encodes:
- the pafA gene encoding alkaline phosphatase PafA, with translation MKFNKTFLSVLGLFAGLSLYAQQEVNRPKLVVGVVVDQMRWDYLYRYQDRYSQGGFNRLLNEGYSNENTYIPYIPTYTAIGHSTIYTGSVPAIHGIAGNDFIIQATGQEMYCTQDDTVNGVGTSSKAGKMSPKNLLTSTVPDQLKLATNFRSKVFGVSLKDRGGILPAGHFADAAFWFDGESGNWVSSTFYMNELPKWLQKFNDKKVTEKYLDKWNTLYPIDTYVQSEKDGNPYRQKYKGLDKMQFPYDLKKLKKENGLGLIRSTPFGNSLTKDIAIEIIDNEKLGQNDKGITDFLAVSFSSTDYVGHQFSPNTIEMEDTYLRLDKDLEQLFNHLDQKVGKGEYLVFLTADHGGAHNPKYFQDKKGNAGYFQTSEVKKALNAKLQAEFKTADIVRSLSNYQVHLNNQLIETNDLDEEDIKDEIVKFMQKVDGVSFVADMDKIGNASIPSEIKERMINGFNRKRSGAITYILDPQWYGGKLNAGGTTHGTWGSYDAHIPFVLMGWGIKQGKNNNRVYMTDIAPTLSALLHIEEPNGNIGKPVVEVINQK
- a CDS encoding linear amide C-N hydrolase → MKKNFYNKLTLTLFSTNLLFLLAPKLDACTRVVYKGPENTVITARSMDWKDEIDANIWIFPRGLDRTGNVGNASEKWTSKYGSVITSAWDIATTDGINEKGLVANVLWLVESQYPKFDPKGSKPGVTIAAWAQYVLDNYATVNEAVEDLRKEKFVVVSDYIPGTQKFTTLHLSISDAKGDNAIFEYVNGKLKIHHDSSYTVMTNSPIFEEQLAINQYWKGIPGTIMLPGTNRAPDRYVRASYYINAIPQTADTRISIASVFSVIRNVSVPLGISSESEPNISSTRWRSVADHKNLVYYFETTKTPNTFWVDLKKIDFNKNASTKRLSVSKNETYAGETSLLFHQAKPFTFVGI